In Myxococcales bacterium, the sequence AGCTGCGTGCGAGCGGGTTCTCGTCGGCTCGGTCCCTTTGCGGTGGGACCCAGGCTTGGATGCAATTGACCGCGCAAGGAACATGACCATGGCAAAGACCCTCTTCATTCTGAACGACCCACCCTATGGCACCGAGCGCAGCTACAACGCGCTCAGGCTCGCTGGCTCCCTGTCGAAGCGCGAGGGCGAGGAGGTGAAGGTCTTCCTCATCGGCGACGCGGCTGCGTGCGCCAAGGCGAACCAGAAGGTGCCGCAGGGCTACTACAACCTCGAGGTGATGCTGAAGGCACCCGCGCGCCATAGTGCCGAGATCGGCGTCTGCGGCACGTGCATGGACGCGCGCGGTATCGCGGACGCGGAGCTCGCGGAGGGCACGAAGAGAAGCACGCTCGAGGAGCTCACCAACTGGACCCAGTGGGCCGACAAGACGTTGGTGTTCTGATGAGTACGCCCAAGACGGTGGTCATCCTCGGAGGCGGCGTCGGCGGTCTTGTCGCTGCTCGCGAGCTTCGGAAGCGACTTCCGCGCGAGCATCGCGTCGTGCTCGTGGACCGCGAACGTGAGCACCTGTTCGCTCCCTCGCTTCTGTGGCTCATGGTCGGACTGAGGGACGCCGCGAGCATCAAGCGCCCGCTCAAGCGCCTCGAGCGCAAGGGCATCGAGGTCCGTCTTGGCGAGATCGAGAAGATCGATCCCGAAACGCGCCAGGTAACCGTGGCCGGCGAGACGCTTCATGCCGACTACCTCATCGTCACGCTGGGCGCGGAGTTGGCTCCCGAGGCCGTGCCCGGGCTCCAAGACGTCGGGCACAACTTCTACACGGAGGCCGGCGCGGAAGGGCTGCACGCGGCGCTCCAGTCTACGCGAAAGGGTCGCATCGTCGTGCTGACGGCGGCGCCCGCGTACAAGTGCCCGGCGGCCCTTACGAGGCCGCCTTGCTCATCGACGCCTACCTTCGCAAGCGCGGTCTGCGCGACGCGGTCACGGTCGAAGTCTACGCCGCTGAGCCCGGTCCGATGGGCGTGGCTGGACCGGAGATGTCTGGCGCTGTGAAGCAGCTCCTCGAAGCCAAGAGCATTCCCTACTACCCCGAACATCAAGTGAAGGCGGTTGACGCGGCGGGACGCCGGCTCGAGTTCGCGAATGGGGCGCAGGTGGACTTCGACGTGCTCGCGTACGTCCCACCCCACCGCGCGCCACGGGTGGTGCGCGAGTCCGCGCTGGCAGGCGAGACGGGCTGGGTCTCTGTCGATCGCCACACGCTCGAGACGCGCTTCCCCGGCGTCTACGCGATCGGTGACGTGGTCTCGATCCCGCTGAAGCTCGGCAAACCGCTCCCGAAGGCGGGCGTGTTCGCGCACGGTCAGGCCGTGGTCGTCGCCAAGAACATCGCGGCCACGATCGCTGGCGGAAACGCCGCTGCCCGCTTCAACGGCCACGGCGAGTGCTTCGTGGAGATCGGCGACGGCAAGGCCGGGTTCGGCGGCGGCGACTTCTATGCCGAGCCGAAGCCCAACGTGACGGTGCGGGCACCGAGCTGGCGCTGGCACCTGGGCAAGGTCCTCTTCGAGAAGTCGTGGCTGTACACAAGGCTGTAGAGGTGATCGTGAAGCACGACCGTCAAGGCATCCTGCAGCACATCGGGCGCACACCGCTCGTCCCCCTGGAAAGGATCGCGCGCGGCCTTCCCGTGCGCGTGTTGGTGAAGTGCGAGCACCTGAATCCCGGCGGGTCGATCAAGGACCGCATCGCGCTCGCCATCGTCGAGGACGCAGAGGGTCGCGGAGTCCTTCGCGCTGGCATGACGCTGGTCGAGGCGACGGCCGGCAACACGGGGATGGGCCTCGGGCTCGTGGCTGCCGCGCGCGGCTACCGCCTCGTGTGCGTGATGCCGGAGAAGATGTCGATCGACAAGCGCCAGGCGCTCGCGTCGCTCGGCGCGAAGGTCGTCATCACGGCGAACGCGCCACCTTCGAGCCCGGAGAACTTCCGCAACGTCGCTCAGCGCATGGCCGAGGAGCACGGCTGGTTTCTCACGGACCAGTTTCGGAACCCTGCGAACGTTCGCGTCCACGAAGAGACGACCGGCGCGGAGATCCTCGAGCAGACCAGCGGGCGCGTCGGCGCGTTCGTGGCGGGGGCCGGAACAGGAGGGACCCTCACGGGCGTCGGGCGTCGGCTGAAGGCGGCGTACCCCGGCGTCCGCGTGGTGCTCGCCGATCCGGTCGGCTCGGCGCTCGCCGACTGGGTCGAGACCGGCACGCTCGGTGCGGATGGTTCGTACGCCGTGGAGGGTATCGGAGGCAGCGAAGCGCCCGAGAACCTGCACCGTGACGTCCTCGACAGCGCGGAGCGGGTCAGCGACGACGAGAGCTTCGCGATGGTGAAGCGGCTCGTACGCGAGGAGGGACTCCTCGTCGGCGGCTCTGCCGGCACCAACGTGGTAGCGGCGCTTCGACTCGCAGCTCGAGGCGGTCTCGATGGGCCCGTGGTCACGGTGCTCCCCGACTCGTGGGATCGCTACCGTGCGAAGCCGTGGATGCAGGGGTGGGCGTCGTGACCGAAGCTGCCGTCGCAGCCGGAACCTACGCTCGATGGCGAGCGACGGCGCTCGGCGGCATCACCGAGCGAGTCGAGACGCGGGTCGTCTTCGAGCGTGCCGGCCCCCTCAAGGGCAAACGCGTGCTCGATGTCGGAACCGGTGATGGGACCTACGCAATCGAGGCCGCTGAGCGCGGTGCAATCGTCACGGCGCTCGACCTCGAGCAGGAGATGCTGGACGCAGCACATGCGCGTGCCGTCTCACGCGGAGTCGAAGTGACCCTCCAACAGGGGCGCGCTGAGCAGTTGCCGTTCGAGGATGCCTCCTTCGACGTTGTCGTCGCGGTGACGGTGCTCTGCTTCGTGCCGGACGCGCAGCGCGCTGTACGCGAGATGGCTCGCGTTCTGACGCCTGGCGGTCGCGTCGTGCTCGGCGAGCTTGGCCGCTTCAGCGTGTGGGCCGCCGAGCGGCGCGTCCGAGGTTGGCTCGGCGCGAGCACGTGGCGGCGTGCACAGTTCTGGTCCCGTGGCGAGCTCGCAGCGCTCGCGCAGGGCGCTGGGCTTCACGCCGCGAACGTGCGCGGCTCCGTCTTCTTTCCGCCGAGCAGCCTTGCCGCCCGGCTCGTAGCTCCCGTCGAGCCACTCCTCACCCGTCTCCATGCCCCGGGCGCGGCCTTCCTCGCGCTCGCAGCGGACAAGCGCG encodes:
- a CDS encoding DsrE family protein, encoding MAKTLFILNDPPYGTERSYNALRLAGSLSKREGEEVKVFLIGDAAACAKANQKVPQGYYNLEVMLKAPARHSAEIGVCGTCMDARGIADAELAEGTKRSTLEELTNWTQWADKTLVF
- a CDS encoding class I SAM-dependent methyltransferase; this translates as MTEAAVAAGTYARWRATALGGITERVETRVVFERAGPLKGKRVLDVGTGDGTYAIEAAERGAIVTALDLEQEMLDAAHARAVSRGVEVTLQQGRAEQLPFEDASFDVVVAVTVLCFVPDAQRAVREMARVLTPGGRVVLGELGRFSVWAAERRVRGWLGASTWRRAQFWSRGELAALAQGAGLHAANVRGSVFFPPSSLAARLVAPVEPLLTRLHAPGAAFLALAADKREFPS
- a CDS encoding cysteine synthase family protein, whose protein sequence is MVKHDRQGILQHIGRTPLVPLERIARGLPVRVLVKCEHLNPGGSIKDRIALAIVEDAEGRGVLRAGMTLVEATAGNTGMGLGLVAAARGYRLVCVMPEKMSIDKRQALASLGAKVVITANAPPSSPENFRNVAQRMAEEHGWFLTDQFRNPANVRVHEETTGAEILEQTSGRVGAFVAGAGTGGTLTGVGRRLKAAYPGVRVVLADPVGSALADWVETGTLGADGSYAVEGIGGSEAPENLHRDVLDSAERVSDDESFAMVKRLVREEGLLVGGSAGTNVVAALRLAARGGLDGPVVTVLPDSWDRYRAKPWMQGWAS